CCAGCCAAAGGGCAGCTTGGCGTCGGTGGGGTACACGTACATCACTTCCGGCTCGTGGTCGGTGGCGCGGAAGGGGCGCGAGATGTCGGGGCTGAACAGCTGCCAGTACGACTGCTGCGTGTAGCCCACCCACACCGAGTCCTTCAGCGTGGGATGGCCCTGCGTGAGCAGGCCCTGGGCGATCTTGGTGCGCACCGACAGCTGGATGCGGTTCTCGGTGGTCCGGTAGTCCACGGCCGAGGTGGCGTTGTGGTCCGGCACGGGCGAGGTGGGCTGGCGATTGACGTTGCTGCCCTTGACCACCGAGATGCTGATCGGCCGATAGCCCCGGAAGCGGAAGGTGCCGCAATCGCTGCCCGACTCCAATTCCCAAAAGCGCGACAGCGTGCTGTACTGCTCGTCGCGGCAGCCTTCCACCTGGGCCACGTCGATGAGGCGGGTGGCCGGCAGCGTCGTGTCCACGGGGGTGGGCGGTGCGGTGCTGGCCGTGGTGTTGCCGGTGGACGCGCTGGCCGATGCCGCAGGCGCTTTCCAGGCCTGCTGGCCCGCCCACTGGTCGAAGCAGGCCAGGCGCGCGGTGCTGTCGCCGGCCATGGCGGTGCAACGGCGCCAGGCGTCGCCGGCGGCCTCCGTCTGGGCGGGCGTCTGCGCCAGCGCAGCGCCAGCGGGGGCACACAGGGCCAGGGCCAGGGTGCCCAGGCGCCGCGGTGTCATGGCCGTCCGGACTGCTTGCGCAGCACGGACGGGGCGGTGGTGTGATGTGGTGCGTTGTTCCATGTTCCTCGTATCTCCTAGCCGCAACTGCCTTGTTCCACCTGGCCGATCCAGGTGGCGCTGATGTTCTTCCTGCCGTCCGCCCCGCGCGATGCCCGCGCCCAGGTGCGGTTGCGCGGCCCGGCGACACGCACGCTCTGTGCCAGCGGCCGGCGCATTCCGGCGCACGCTGCGGCCCGCCCGGCGGCAACGTGGCGGCGGATCATGGCACGGCCGGTCATGGCGTGGCGCTCTGGGCCTTGCGCGCGGCGAATTCGGCGCGCAGCGCCTTGAGCTTTTCGCGCGGGTCTTCGCGGGCGGTGTTCTTGTCCAGCGCCATCTCGGCGATGAAGCGGCTGGGCTGCGCGTTCACCATCTCGCGGCCCTTCTTGCGCTTTTTGGTCCAGCTGACGGCCAGGCTGCGCTGGGCGCGGGTGATGCCCACGTACATCAGGCGGCGCTCTTCCTGCAGGCGCTGCAGCGTGTCGTCGCTCACCTTGAGCTGGCGGCCCTCGTCGTCGTCGAGCTTGAAGGGCAGCATGCCTTCGGTCACGCCCACCAGCACCACATGCGGCCACTCCAGGCCCTTGGAGGCGTGCAGCGTGGACAGCGTGACCATGTCCTGGTCCTTCTCTCGCTCGCTGATGGTGGACAGCAGCGCGATGGTCTGCGAGACCTCCAGCAGGCTCTTGGTCTCCTTGGTGACGACGCTGCCCGAGGTGTCGTCGATCTGGCCGCCGGCACGCTGCGACATCCAGTCGCAGAACTCCAGCACGTTGCTCCAGCGCGCCGCGGCGACCTTCTCGCTGTCTTCGCCGTCGTACAGGTGCTTTTCGTAGTCGATTTCCTTGAGCCAGTCGGCCAGGAAGGCGCGCGAATCCTCGGCGCCATGCGTGTGCCGGGCCCGGTATTCGAGGTCGTTGACGTAGCGCCCGAACTCCATCAGCCCGTCGAGCGCGCGCTTGGGGATGGCCGCCGGCAGCATGCCGTTGAACAGCGCGCCGAACATGCTCAGCTTGTGCCTGGTGGCGAATTCGCCCAGTGCGCCCAGCGTGGTGTGCCCGATGCCGCGCTTGGGGCTGGTGATGGATCGCAGGAAGGCTGGGTCGTCGTCGTTGTTGATCCACAGGCGGAACCAGGCGCACAGGTCCTTGATTTCCGCACGATCGAAGAAACTCGTGCCGCCCGAGACCTTGTAGGGGATGTTGGCCTTGCGCAGCGCCTTTTCGAACGGCTTGGCCTGGTGGTTGGCACGGTAGAGGAGGGCAAAGCTCTTCCAGGCCGGCGGCGGGTTGGCCGCGGCACGCAGGCTCTGGATGCGGGCCACGGCGCGTTCGGCCTCGTGCTCTTCGCTGTCGGCGTCCACCACGCGCACCGGCTCGCCTTCGCCTAGTTCGGAGAAGAGCGTTTTGGGAAACAGCTTGGGGTTGGGCTGGATCACGTTGTTGGCCGCGCGCAGGATGGCGCTGGTGGAGCGGTAGTTCTGTTCCAGCTTGATCACCTTGAGCTGCGGAAAGTCGACCGGCAGCTTTTTCAGGTTGTCCAGCGTGGCGCCGCGCCAGCCGTAGATGGACTGGTCGTCGTCGCCCACGGCGGTGAAGCGCGCGCGCTCGCCCACGAGCAGCTTGAGCAACTCGTACTGCGTGGCGTTGGTGTCCTGGTACTCGTCCACGAGCACGTGGCCCAGCACCCGCTGCCATTTGCTGCGTACCTCGGGGTGGTCGCGCAGCAGGCGCAGCGGCATGCCGATGAGGTCGTCGAAATCGACGCTCTGGTAGGCGGTCAGGCGTTCTTCGTAGCGCGCCATCAGGACGGCGATGCTTCGCTCGTTGTCGTCCGCGGCCTGCGCCAGCGATTCCTGGGCGTTCAGGCCCATGTTCTTCCACTTGCTGATGGTCCACTGCCACTGGCGGGCGGTGGCCATGTCGGTCGTGCCGCCGGCCGCGTCCTTGAGGATGCCGGTCACGTCGTCCGCATCGAGGATGCTGAACTGGGGCTTGAGCCCGAGCACATGCCCGTCTTCGCGCACCATGCGCACGCCCAGCGCGTGGAAGGTGCACACCAGCACGTCCTTGGCCGCCCGGCCGATGAGGCCCTGCGCGCGCTCGCGCATCTCGGCGGCGGCCTTGTTGGTGAAGGTGATGGCGGCGATGCGGCGCGCCTCCAGCCCCGTTTCGATCAGCCGGGCGATCTTGTGGGTGATCACCCGCGTCTTGCCCGAACCTGCGCCCGCCAGCACGAGGCATGGCCCCTCGGTGTAGTGGACCGCCTGGAGCTGGGCGAGATTGAGACCGGCGGACATGCGCAGAAAAAAGGGGGTGGACAGGCGCCGGCGAGGCACGGGTGGAGCACCGCTTCCCAGGGAGAAGGGGGCCAGAGCGCGCAATGATACCGGGATGGGCCGGAATCGAGCCGGCCCTTTCTACAAGGTTTTACCGGGAGCGGCGTGCCGGGAGCTGGAATTCGTCAAGAAGAAATCATTTTTCTCATTTTTAGCAAATTTCTTGACAATGTATCAATGTGCATCTTTATACTGGCCCTTCCAATTCGATTATTTCCACCGGGGTCACCGCCATGCGCGATGCTTCAGCGGGGGTGGCCGCAGAGATGCTCACTCCCCACTTTTACGAGCGGTTCCACAAGCTGTTCAGCGTGGCGTCGCGCAAATCGCTGCTCCGCTGGCATGAAGTGCCGGCCGCCGAGGCCCAGGTGCTGCTGCTGGACGACGCCAGCGCGGCGCAGCCCGGCTCCCGCGCGCCGTGCCTGGTCTGCGTGGGGGGCTCGTTTCCCGACAAGGCGCCCCAGGCGCAGTGGACCGCGCGCCTGCAGACCGGCTATACGCTGGCGGACCTGATCGACGTGCTGGACCGTGCCGCCGTGTTCCTGATGGACTGGCGGGCGCGCCAGACGATGACGGCCGCCTCCGCCGACACGGCGTGGGAGTCTCCCGCCGCGGCGCGCGCCGCGTTCGGCGACCCCCAGCAACGGTTCCGGCTGAGCACCTGGGTGTCGCTGGGGGCGCCGTTCCGTTCGGGCGGCCACGTGCGGGCGCTCGCATTGCTCACCCGCGCGCCGGTCAGCTTGGCGCAGTTGTGCGAGCACAGCGGCCTGGAGCCCGCCACTGCGCAGGCGCTGCTGGCCGAGTTGTCCCGCCGCAACGTGCTGCGCACCGAAACGGCGGCGCCGGTACCCGCCTTGCGCTCCGACCGCCCGAAGCCCTCCGGGCACGGCGGGCTGGTTCAGCGGCTCACGCGCTGGGTGCGCGGTGGAGGCCAGGCATGAACGGGGCACTGCCGCGCATCGCGCTCGTGGGGCCCATGGGCATCGGCAAGACCACCGCGTTGCGCTCGCTGTGCGGCGACGTGATGGCGTCCTCCGACGTGCCCAACCTCGACCGGGCGGCGCATTCCAAGGCGTTCACCACCGTGGGCGCGGAGTTCGGCGAGATCGACCTGGGCGATGGCGAGCACGTGCAGGTGTGCGGTTGCCCGGGGCAGGACCGCTTCGACTTCGTGCGGCAATGGATTCTCTCGGTGTCGATGGGCGTCTTCATCATGGCCGACGTGGCCCGGCCCTCGGCCGTGGCCGAGACGCTCGACCTGCTCGCCGAAATGGCCGTGCAGCCCGATCCGCCGCTGGCCCTGGTGCTCAGCGCCCGTCCCGCCACGCCTGCGCAGATCGAGGCGTTCAGCCTCGCGCTCTCGGCCTCGCCGCACGGCGTGGTGCCCATCCTGGAAGCCGATCCGCGCGACCGCGGCCAACTGCTGGAGGCCGTGGGCGTGCTGGCTTCCATGCTGTCCCTGCAGAACGAAATGGACTGAAATCCCATGATGAACAAGGCGAACATCGTCCCCCCCGAGCGCGCGCAGGCGGCCCGGGAGGTGCTGGACCGCGTGGTGGCCCCCGCGGGCGACGTGCGCATGGCGCTGGTGACCACCCTCGACGGCTTCGAGGTGGCCTCGCTGTCGGTGGGCGGTGGCCTGGAGGTGCGCCGGCTGGCGGCCATGGCCGGCTCACTCATGGCCATGGCCCGTGCCGTGGGCCGCGAGATCGACTACCCCGGTTGCCGCCGCCTCACCTTCGAGACCGAGGCGGGCCTGGCGATCTTCCAGGCCATCGGCGGGGCCTTCCCCTGCATCCTGTGCCTGGTGCTGGAAAAGCAGGCCGTGCTCGGGCGGGCCCTGTGGACCGCCGGCGAGGTCGCGCAGCAACTGGGCCGCCCCGAATGATCCCCCGCGCGTTGCCGGGTCGGCCGGCGGCGCGCATGTGTGCTTGCTTCCCCTTTCGTCCCTTTCTGTTTAAGGAATCGAACCCATGGCCTCCCTTCAAGAATCTCTGAACCAACTCCATTCCATCGACGGCGCCCTGTGCGCGGCCGTGGTGGACAGCGGTAGCGGCATGCTGCTGGGCAGCGTCGGCAGCGGCGTGGACATGGAACTGGCGGCTGCCGGCAACACCGAAGTGGTCCGTGCCAAGAACAAGACCATGCGCTCGCTGGGCTTGGCCGACAAGATCGACGACATCCTCATCACGCTGGGCAAGCAGTACCACGTGATCCGCCCGCTGGCCGCGCACGAAGGCCTGTTCATCTACCTGGTGCTGGACAAGGAGCGCTCCAACCTCGCCCTGGCACGCCGCAAGGTGCAGGAAGTGGAGCAGGGCGTGCAGATCTGACCGGACAGGCTGCGGCGCGCTGCGCCACGCCATCGGGGCCTGGAATCGGCCCCGGTCCCGCTGCCCGCCCCGTGCGGGCTTTTTTTCGCGGTGACGCGCGGCACTCTGCACGCTGCCTTGCGCCGACAATGGGCCGTGCTGTCCGTTCTGTCCATCACCTTTCCCTTCTTCGCGCTCGTGCTCTGCGGCTACCTGGCCGCGCGTGCGGGCGCGCTGCCGCAGGCGGCCATTCCCGGGCTGAATGCGTTCGTGCTGTTTTTCGCGCTGCCGTGCATGCTGTTCCGACTGGGCGCGAACACGCCCATCGGCCAGTTGCTGGACCCGGCGGTGGCGTGCCTGTACATCCTGTGCGGCCTGGCCCTGGTCGGCGCCACGGTGGCGCTCACCCGGGCGCGCCTGGGCTGGAACGATGCCGCCTTCGGCGCGCTGGTGGCAGCCTTTCCCAACACCGGCTTCATGGGCGTGCCGCTGCTGGTGGCGCTGCTCGGGGCCTCGGCGGCGGGGCCGGCCATCCTGACGATGCTGGTGGACATGGTGCTCACGACCTCGCTGTGCATCGCCCTGTCGCGGCTGGACGGCGTGGGCACGCACGGCGTGGCGGTGGCAGTGCGACGGGCCTTGCGCGGCATGGCAAGCAACCCCATGCCCTGGGCCATCGCACTGGGGGCCGTGGCGTCTGCATTCCAGTGGAAGTTACCCGGCCCGCTCGACCAGACGGTGGCGATGCTGGCCGGCGCGGCGTCGCCCGTGGCGCTGTTCACGATCGGCGCCGTTCTGGCGCGCTCGCAGATGAACCAGCACGACCGCGTGCCCCCGCGCGACTACGTGCCGGTCGCGCTGGCCAAGCTGTTCGTGCATCCGCTGCTCGTCTGGGGCGCGGGGCACGGTGCGATCGCGGCGGGCGTGCCGCTCACGCCGTTCGCACACACGGTGCTGGTGCTGGTGGCGGCGCTGCCGAGCGCCAGCAACGTGTCGCTGCTGGCCGAGCGCTTCGGCGCCCACAACGGGCGCATCGCGCGGATCATCCTGGTCTCCACCGCGCTGGCCTTTCTGAGCTTTTCGGCCGCCACCGCAATATTGACTT
This region of Acidovorax sp. GBBC 1281 genomic DNA includes:
- a CDS encoding phospholipase A — translated: MEQRTTSHHRPVRAAQAVRTAMTPRRLGTLALALCAPAGAALAQTPAQTEAAGDAWRRCTAMAGDSTARLACFDQWAGQQAWKAPAASASASTGNTTASTAPPTPVDTTLPATRLIDVAQVEGCRDEQYSTLSRFWELESGSDCGTFRFRGYRPISISVVKGSNVNRQPTSPVPDHNATSAVDYRTTENRIQLSVRTKIAQGLLTQGHPTLKDSVWVGYTQQSYWQLFSPDISRPFRATDHEPEVMYVYPTDAKLPFGWRWRYSGIGLVHQSNGQSLPLSRSWNRVYLMTGMELDNRWSVNARLWKRLSESADSDDNPGISDYIGRGELQVNWNYDRDNTVGVTVRHSLASTPRGSARIEWLQNLGKGLGGSKSNLRLHTALFSGYGDSMIDYNRKRTVFSVGLSLVDF
- a CDS encoding ATP-dependent helicase, encoding MSAGLNLAQLQAVHYTEGPCLVLAGAGSGKTRVITHKIARLIETGLEARRIAAITFTNKAAAEMRERAQGLIGRAAKDVLVCTFHALGVRMVREDGHVLGLKPQFSILDADDVTGILKDAAGGTTDMATARQWQWTISKWKNMGLNAQESLAQAADDNERSIAVLMARYEERLTAYQSVDFDDLIGMPLRLLRDHPEVRSKWQRVLGHVLVDEYQDTNATQYELLKLLVGERARFTAVGDDDQSIYGWRGATLDNLKKLPVDFPQLKVIKLEQNYRSTSAILRAANNVIQPNPKLFPKTLFSELGEGEPVRVVDADSEEHEAERAVARIQSLRAAANPPPAWKSFALLYRANHQAKPFEKALRKANIPYKVSGGTSFFDRAEIKDLCAWFRLWINNDDDPAFLRSITSPKRGIGHTTLGALGEFATRHKLSMFGALFNGMLPAAIPKRALDGLMEFGRYVNDLEYRARHTHGAEDSRAFLADWLKEIDYEKHLYDGEDSEKVAAARWSNVLEFCDWMSQRAGGQIDDTSGSVVTKETKSLLEVSQTIALLSTISEREKDQDMVTLSTLHASKGLEWPHVVLVGVTEGMLPFKLDDDEGRQLKVSDDTLQRLQEERRLMYVGITRAQRSLAVSWTKKRKKGREMVNAQPSRFIAEMALDKNTAREDPREKLKALRAEFAARKAQSATP
- a CDS encoding GTP-binding protein, which codes for MNGALPRIALVGPMGIGKTTALRSLCGDVMASSDVPNLDRAAHSKAFTTVGAEFGEIDLGDGEHVQVCGCPGQDRFDFVRQWILSVSMGVFIMADVARPSAVAETLDLLAEMAVQPDPPLALVLSARPATPAQIEAFSLALSASPHGVVPILEADPRDRGQLLEAVGVLASMLSLQNEMD
- a CDS encoding roadblock/LC7 domain-containing protein, which translates into the protein MMNKANIVPPERAQAAREVLDRVVAPAGDVRMALVTTLDGFEVASLSVGGGLEVRRLAAMAGSLMAMARAVGREIDYPGCRRLTFETEAGLAIFQAIGGAFPCILCLVLEKQAVLGRALWTAGEVAQQLGRPE
- a CDS encoding AEC family transporter, which codes for MLSVLSITFPFFALVLCGYLAARAGALPQAAIPGLNAFVLFFALPCMLFRLGANTPIGQLLDPAVACLYILCGLALVGATVALTRARLGWNDAAFGALVAAFPNTGFMGVPLLVALLGASAAGPAILTMLVDMVLTTSLCIALSRLDGVGTHGVAVAVRRALRGMASNPMPWAIALGAVASAFQWKLPGPLDQTVAMLAGAASPVALFTIGAVLARSQMNQHDRVPPRDYVPVALAKLFVHPLLVWGAGHGAIAAGVPLTPFAHTVLVLVAALPSASNVSLLAERFGAHNGRIARIILVSTALAFLSFSAATAILT